Proteins encoded in a region of the Macrobrachium nipponense isolate FS-2020 chromosome 39, ASM1510439v2, whole genome shotgun sequence genome:
- the LOC135210219 gene encoding LOW QUALITY PROTEIN: transmembrane protease serine 4-like (The sequence of the model RefSeq protein was modified relative to this genomic sequence to represent the inferred CDS: deleted 2 bases in 1 codon): MFIRIILLLCFVALSCATIPFLPSPVKRSVNFTHTEECGVAHPGIARIVGGDRSSLDKWPWLVSLRSFPNKIFCGGSILTSRHVLTSAHCMKPFRNLLFLTFVVAGEKVSSSGNGRTFSMPTFTRNTKRAPFYADVVVVLLSGDLAFDTATSPVCLPPPDWVPTTGQAVTVIGWGRMWENGLSAWFLREVTVNIIEGSKCKEVFEKDWTTGMICAGAPGKDACQGDSGGPLLLKTEDGTWVLVGLVSFGMGCAREDIPGVYLNIAPFLDFVNASLLLT; this comes from the exons ATGTTTATCCGCATTATTCTGCTCCTGTGCTTTGTTGCACTGTCGTGTGCTActattccttttcttccatctcccGTGAAGAGGTCTGTGAACTTCACGCACACTGAAGAATGTGGCGTTGCACATCCGGGAATAGCAAGAATCGTAGGCGGCGATCGCTCTAGTCTGGACAAGTGGCCTTGGCTTGTGAGTCTTCGATCTTTCCCAAACAAGATTTTCTGCGGTGGGAGTATCCTAACGTCCCGCCACGTTCTGACATCGGCGCATTGTATGAAGCCCTTCAGGAACCTGCTATTCTTGACGTTCGTCGTGGCTGGGGAGAAAGTATCTTCTTCGGGCAACGGGCGTACATTCAGCATGCCTACTTTCACCCGAAATACCAAAAGG GCCCCATTTTATgcagacgtcgtcgtcgtcctcctctcTGGTGACTTGGCTTTCGACACGGCAACATCACCAGTCTGTCTCCCTCCGCCGGACTGGGTTCCCACGACCGGACAAGCCGTCACGGTAATAGGCTGGGGACGAATGTGGGAGAACGGCCTGTCCGCCTGGTTCCTTCGGGAGGTCACGGTCAACATCATAGAAGGGTCGAAGTGCAAAGAGGTTTTCGAAAAAGACTGGACGACTGGCATGATATGCGCCGGCGCCCCAGGGAAGGACGCTTGTCAGGGGGATTCGGGAGGGCCCCTCCTGCTCAAAACCGAAGACGGCACGTGGGTTCTCGTTGGACTGGTGTCCTTTGGCATGGGGTGCGCCCGGGAGGACATTCCGGGAGTTTATTTGAATATTGCCCCGTTTCTTGATTTCGTCAATGCTTCCTTGTTGTTGACATAA